A segment of the Polyodon spathula isolate WHYD16114869_AA chromosome 14, ASM1765450v1, whole genome shotgun sequence genome:
aaaaaaaaaaaggttgggttGGCTGTAAATGGAAACATTTTCTTCATTATTGTGGGTTGGTGCTATTTTGGATTTACCCAGTAGATGGCAATATGTCTATTTTAGTCTGCAGTGGTACTGTTTACCTTTTATTCATTCATAAACATTTGCTTGCAATGTGTTATTATGACCAATAGATGTCACTGAAAACATATCTTGAAACAACGGAATAGCTACTGCAGAAGggtttaaataaaaggttttaagcAAAGAATGCTTTCAGCCCAAGTAGACATTACTTCTTCTAGATCTTGGAACTCCATCCCAAGCTACAACTGATTCAAACCCCCGGACTTACTAGCCCTTACCCCATCGGTCATCCCATTTCATGTCCCATGAAAACATTCTCCAGCTCTCACTAACCTGGGGTCCTGGCTCTCAATGACAGGTGCAGAATCCTTGTTACTGAGAGGTAGGAAGTTGAAGAACTCTCTCAGAGTCAGCAAGGCATCTATATCATTCTCAAACGCTCTGTGTGCCACacctacaaaaacaaaagcacagacaCCCTGTTAAAACAAGAGACGAGGTAGCACTGTGGGTTAACACTGGGAATTGGAAGTCTATACAAAGCTATGCAATTGACAGTAGAGGCACAGGACTGAACAGCTTGAGCCAGTTGAACTAGGATCGCCTCCACACAGAGATACATGTAAAAAGTGTGTCAGTCTGGCTCTTGTGGTGCAATGCATTCCAATTTGTACTGTATCTATATAGAAGCATATTGTAGCAAAATGCGATCTGCATTAGCCAGCGTTAATAAATGCATCTGACTATGCATGCAAAAACTAAGACCAGCACAACCAGAGTGCACTTACCAGTTAATTATACACTAGCCTCATTATGGGGCTCTGTATCATTAAACCCACTCTGAGATGAGGCTTTGGATTCAGTGTGGCTAGGAGTCAagacatcatttaaatgtatcaatCCTTACACACGCAAAAGGTTCTGGAGATGTAAGAAAGTCCTTGTGTAACAGGTTTCTTAAAATAACAACCCGCCTTCCACCCCATCACACATGATCTTCAACCGAGCTCCTGCTCAGGAACACTGCAAGCCTCCTtcataaaaacaacattacaataaTACAGTGGCGATCAGTCAGCCTCAGTATGGCTTTGGATCAGTTTAAGGTTTTTGCTAGGTTAGATTTTTCCAGCAGTTGTCTTATGCACTAATTTAAATCGTGTCGGGCACAGAAATTCAAGTGGAAGGAATCACAACAAACAGTAAAGCGGCAGAGCAGTCTGCAGATAATAGCAGCTGATGATGATGGCTTCTAATTGAAAGTCAATGATTATATTATACACTGGCTTAGATGCTTTGCACATATTCTATAATTATAGAAAGTGCACAGCCTCAGAtacagggttagggtttgtgatgtttataattacagtataatgcCTTTCATGATAATGTGCAAGTAATGTCACAAATTAatctgaaacataaaaaaaaacaaataaatcaatatactTATATAACAGCACTGCGCCACTGGGATTACAATTAAACAACCCTGTCCTTTGGTttcattaccagtaaagactgaccTGACACAGCTGTATGAGTCTTTGCACCACCAAGCTCCTCCTGTGTCACATCCTCATTGGTAACTGACTTCACTACATCTGGGCCTGTAATGAACAAATACGAGGTGTCctacaagaaacaaaaaacgaacCAGTCTTTGTTAACAGAACATGGCTTTGAGCATCCTAAAGAATCTTAGCAAACAAAAATTCTCATcaccataaaatatatattttgaaggaCCCGCAATACACAATGACAATGACATAAActagtaaaaagtaaaaagaaacgtCCCATTACTAAAGCAGAATGCAAATAGATACATACTTCTTTAGTCTTTTCAATGCTGTTTCTTGTGCTATCCTGCAAATATGGTGGTGGGGAAGGTAAATATAGATTCCCATGGTCTGAAAACCAGCTGACTTGGATGAAAACCATCAGAACACATTGCAGAGAGCTCTCAGCCCAGCAAAGAGGATCTCAGGGGCATCTGCACTGAGCAGCGGGAAATCAATTCTAGCTTTGGAACAGGTTTATCATTTGTGTTATAGAGCTTCAATAAGAATTGTATCTTGTACCTTCACCATAAACGTGAAGTCAGTTAAGGCAGGAGAATAGACGGCTCCACCGGCACAAGGACCCATTATGAGGGAGATCTGAGGAACAACTCCTGAAGCCTTTACAttcctctgtaaaaaaaataaataaataaatgaggaaCAAAGTTATAATTTCTGATAAGGGAGTAGTAATATGAAGTACAAAATGCTAATTACAAAAAAACCTTCAGTAGTCAAATGGTTGAAAAATGTGATCAGTATACAGTGTTTGTGGTGACGCAAAAGTCCCTTTAAGCCCCTTTTCCCTCAAAATGGAGCTTACATGTTCAGCTGGGGGGGGGGCATTAACATGAAAGAAGGAACAAGTTAATAACACTGGTGCATGAAGGGATAAAAGTGCTCAAATCTAATTCCACAATCCTGTgttgcacttttttgttttgtttaatcctCCCTCTCATAACTGCTCAGACAGACATCTTACCAAGAATATATCTGCGTAGCCAGCAAGAGACTCCACCCCTTCCTGGATGCGGGCCCCCCCGGAGTCATTGAGTCCGATGACAGGAGCGCCCACCAGCAACGCCTGGTCCATGATCTGTAAGGGGAGGACATACCGCTGTCAGATCCCTTTCTATACAATACCACTATCAGATACCTCTCCATACAATTAGAGTTCACTTTTAAATTTTACTCTTTCAGAACTAACCTATACCAAGTAAACCTCTTGAGAAGTAATAGGACTTGGAAATGACCCCCAGATTGCACTCCTTTTATCACTGAACAGTTATGCGATTTCTATATTTTCTGGGTACATTACCTTACAAATCTTCTGGGCATGAGCGCCTGACAAGCTCCCACCAAACACGGTGAAATCCTGCAAAACCAAGAACAAGGATTAACACACCTTCACAGAAAACAAAGCACTAGGCTGACACCTGGATTATAATGGGCAGTGGATAATAACTGGATCTGTAAAGGGTGGCTGCATGCAAGGTTCCTGTTATATCTTTACCAAGCATATAATGCTTAATATTTGCTGTAGTATTTATAGACACTATTCAGCATCTAAGTTAGGCACTGTAATTAATATTAATAGCAACAGATTATCTGACATAAAAGGCTAATgtatacatttcctaacaaagaTAAACAGTACCCTGCTTGCTCTGATAGGCAGTCAAAATCACTTCCCCAAAAAGGGGGTAATAAATAAACGCTTACCTGACTGAAGACATATACCAATCTTCCATTAATACGGCCCTGACCAGTGACCACACTGTCTCCTGGAAACTGGAACGCGCAGTCACGTTATTTACCATTTACAAAACTAACGTTATCATATACTGTAGAATAAAAATTAGGATCAAGCTCAAGATTTTCATAGAAATCCATAACAACATTGTCTGCTTTATAGTAAAGTCaactacattattttaataaatgacataagtgttttttttacatacatcaGCAGTACTATATTAGAATTGTGATGTTAATCTTATTGATAAAGCGTTAGAATCAGAATTATATTAGGAATACTCATGGATTGAGATCGTTACAGgccaattgattgattgattgattgattagatagatagatagataccttGTTTTGATCAGCCTCCATGCCGAAGTCTGAACACCTGTGTTCCACAAACGTGTCATATTCAACAAAGGTGCCTGAATCCAGCAGCAGATCAACACGCTCTCTAGCCGTTAGCTTACCCTGCACATAGAAAACACTTAATCAGTCTCCTTCTGATCAATTCAATATGAAACGCAACCCAAATAAGGTGCAACATACTCAGACCCAAGTTTTACAAATGACACATGGCTGTAGAAGTAAGAAGtaactatttcaaaataaatcagTCCATTTACAGTATGCTAAAGTTAAATCACATCTATTAACTTTGTCCCACTATTGGCTGTGGGGTTATTGTTAATTAAGATATTCTTTAGCAGTTATAAAGAGTATCACAATCTAATTAGCATTTTTAGCTATGAGAGGTGAGGTTAATTTGATCAGTTCCGCCTCTGTAGATTGTACCAACACAATTACATATTTGAAGGGCAATTGCCTTTGCTAGTTTTGGCGATTCCTGTAATGTGttcattataacaaaatattgaagaaaaaaaattaaaagcagcaactttctttttttttttttagttgtacaTGTTCTTACTTTGCTTCCCCGAGCTACACTGGAGCTTCTAGACTCAGTTAATAAGCAGCAGGGTCAAGCCCTTCTGTGTGACAGGCTGGTAAGTGGAAGAAAGGGAAGTGTTCCTTGTATCCAGCTTTGTGCAATGTACATTAACTGGAAAGTAAACCAAGGTCTGGGTTCTAATAAAGATGAACCATGGGAAACTGAAATTATGAAGTAAAATAATCCATGAATCACATTTACAACACGATTACGGAGTACTTGCAGCTGCAGGTAAAGAAAGTTTACGGAAGGGCTACTTTCTTGTTCTTGGCAGGTAGTACGTGGGCTAGCAAGTACCGCTGACAGTTTTCAATAGATAGCAAAAGAAAACTTCCACAACTACCTAAGTCCAGACTGCCGGCTACATTCTGGTATGACATTGAGAACTCACCCGCTTGTGTTGTGCCTCAATTCTCTTCTGACCTCCCCCGACCAGCGCTGCTTTCCGTTTATTCTCTATCCTTTCCTGCACAGAGAAGTAGCTAACTGCGTACCACCGCGGCTGAAGCTGCAGTCTTGGTCGGGCCGAAGCCCCAGGGAGCCCGCTTCCGCGGATCAGACTCCTATAACCGGCATTGAATCCAGTAATCAACCTGGAGCAACTTCGCACTGAGGTCAGAGCCGCCATACTGCAGTTTCCTCTGACTGGCTAATCACTATATCGTGTTTAACTACCACTGACCAATTATCGCGCGTCTCCGGTTTTGTGACACCAATCAGAGTACCAGAATGAATTGAGGAGGTGTATAAATCTACAAAGAAGGACCAGCAGCGCATGCGTAAAAATTGGTTGcgggattgtattttttttttttctttacaggcaCTCTACCTTTCAATATACTCCAATTTGACTACAAATCTGCCCAAAGCTCTGGCTTGATATCAAAGCACAATTGGCCAAATTGTACCTCACCCTTCAGCACAATACGCCTACTCACACTATGTCAAGGCGCAGACGCTCATTTAATGATAACGATATCTGTGATATAATATTATCTATTAAATCTACTAAATTTAAGGAAGTGATACTAGCAAGGCGATCTAGGCAtcagacttttatttatttattttacaaaaattaaaaacatgtttaaaactaaTTGTCCAGTGTGGTTGATTTAGgtcacatttttctttattttaacaataaattaGACTTTCTATTGAGGACTGATTCGAGCTCTCAAAGAATACAGTGTATTTCGTTTTGTATGGTGGCACTTGGTTTGGCTTTGATACAATATCGATGTATACaggagatgtatttatttctaccGCCGGGTTTTCCAAGAATGCGTAAACAGATATGGTAGACTTGACATACTTCTCGttcacattattttacaataacctatacttttaaaaaagaaaaaatgttaaacTCAAAGGCAAATCTGATATATagacagtacatatatatatatatatatatataaacgtttaaatatttgtacatatctttctcaagggagccctgtctatatctatatatttatatatatatatatatatatatatatataccatatatatatatatacacacacacacacacacacacacacacacacacacacacaaaatttgtGTGCATGtggtaatgtttttgttattgtgctACATTGTTCTTCTAAAGAGAatcaacattttgttaaaataacattattaatttattattaagaaTTAGATAACATAAAAACGGGCGGCTAACTGCATCAGAATAATGAAAAACTCGTTCCGTTTCACAGAGCAGAGTAATTTGCCTTCACAAACATgaggaaaaaaagaatataaacagATTTCACAGATAACCTTCATTAAATGAAATGTCTTATTTCATACAGCGTGAACTTAAACAGGGCAAACAAGAATACAAGCTTAAACACGGCAGCACGCAGAGAGATCTATTTCTCCACcgcattgaattaaaaaaaaatcttacgtATCCAGGGAAACCAATTTCTCGCGGGAGCAAGGCTCTGTATTCTCGCGAGATATGATCCGCAGCGCCCCCTCCTCTCTTCATGTatgcggagagagagagaaaaaaaaaggaggggaGATATCGCCAAAGCGAGAGCCGActgttgaattataaataattataagaaAACAGTGAGCACCAGCGGATGGAGACACAAGCTACcctaaatgaaattaaaaagcaaCGACGTTCTTGCTGACTGTAGACGAAATTAGCTAGGACGAAGCACAGGTAAATccgaagaaaaggaaaaaaagcgGCCTATTTTTGTTCTGGGATCTAGACAAGCCACCACTACAGCTTGGGGCCGCtggaaacaacaataaaataaatgtcatgctGCCAGTGTTGTTATTTGTCTTCAAACACGAGGAAGAGGAACTCTGAATCATACGCGCAATTGCTTGCCGGAGTTAAGTCCTACTGCCGAACGAGAAGcggcctgttttgtttttgcaactaCACCGCCACGAGAAACAGCGGCAGACAATAAACAAATGTGTGCTTTATTAATTCTCTGAATGCATTGGACCGGAGCGGGGGCAAGGGGCAGGAAAACGCTAGTTTTTACCCCAGAAACAACCCCTGATATCAAAGAGGATCGAGATAGTGAAAAAGAATCGGAACTGTGTGGTGTTGATATAACCATGTACGACTACAGCTAGTAATGGGAAGCCAGCTTTGAGACCTGCAACAGAGCGCCGCCAACGTTTTGTTGttgaataataatactgtaatggAAGATAAGTGAATCGCTTTCAGGAAATAAAGCATttgggattcttttttttttttctagtgaatTTTATACAAGAGAAAATCGTACTGGTTAGATAAATCGATTGGTGGAAAGTATCGTTTTAATTGATGATGTTTACTTGGGCGTATTTCGTGCCGTGGAAGAGAGGAAAGCGCTAAGCAGCAATGGTGCTGCGCTTGTTCTTTTACTATTAACTTTTGAATGCAGACTTTGTGAGTGCATTGCCAGCCAGTATATAAATAAGCCCACATTCTCCCTTCAAGAGGAGCCTGTACAACCTATTCCAGATGTGTGCAGCAGTTTATTATAACATGAATTCATGTTCAACGTAAGACCATGCTTACCCTGCTTGGAAACTAGGGTTGGACTACCGTACCCTGCCCGGTCTACCCCATTTTAATCGctgttcaaaaaataataataatctagtagAAACGGTCGGatctgttgtgtgttgtttttattattcctaCAACTGGATACATCCGGCCTGAAGTTGCTGAGATGAACCCGGTGAATGCCACCGCTCTTTATGTGTCAGCTTGTCGTTCGGTGCTGCAGTGCGATCCGAGGGACCCCCAGTCCTTCACGGAGCTTTACAAGCTCTTACCATTCTTCAGGCAGTCTCTTTCATGCCTTGTTTGTGGTGAGCTTTGACTTTTCACTAATACGTTTTAAATGTGTTCCTGTTAATAGTAtttgaaatatgtgtgtgtgtgtatgtgtgtgtgtgtgtgtatatatatatatatatatatatatatatatatatatatatatatatatatatatatatatatatatatatatagaaataaatgagAGGTACATCCTCAGATAGAAGATAATACGTACAAAGCATAATATTTGAAAACAAGATCGAGCAGGCTGCTTCAACAGGAAACAATCCGAATCTTAACACACAGAAATGCTAATTGTCTTACACATTTACCACTGCATAAATATGTGGTAATGCAATACAATAGTAAATATATACTCTGTTGTACATCTGGTACGGTGTCAGGGTGATTGATAAGAATAAAGGACGGGACTGATTTCCCCAGCTAAATTCTAAAGGAAAGGGGCGGACAAAGCTTTCAGTAGTGATATATGATAGCTCCTATTGACTAGTCACAGCgtcaataaagaaatataaaaataactcgGTAGAAAATGAAGggctgttttattttaccaagCCAAGATTAGGCttttacataaattaaaatgGGGGGAGgggatgcacacacacacacatttattattatatattagttacatttatattaaacaaaagacTGTAAATAATCAAATATGGCCTTTGCAGTGGCCACACAACTTTGCTAAACGTAACTAACATTTACTGTTTACAATGCCCTCTACAAGAATTCACACGTACTGTTACACAATTACGTAATGTATAAGAAAACAGGATAGATCAACCCCGGCCATGTACACATAGGGGAAGCGATACAATTGACATTATTCTGTGCTTCTAGGAAATAAACACCACACGCACACAATATTTAGCggatatggtgtttttttttttttttttaaagactgtaatTACTGATTACTCATATTGCTGAGATGCATTCCATACCCTCAATTCGTATTAATGCCACAGTGTTTTCTTTAATCTGTCCATTGtcgttgtttttgtttctctaattaaaaatgcttgattgtatttatttgagaCTTATTTTCAGGGTTgcacaaatatgtatatataatataatatatatatatatatatatatatatattagctcaaagctgcccaacgtttcgatatgttgtacatatctttctcaagggcaCCTGTGTTTggatcaaaacattggaggtatttatagttGTTTGACGGCATGAAAACTATGAAAGAGTGAGACACCATAGCATGTGACAGCACTGACCAAAATATACCAAAAGGTATCCCCAtaggtacagaaaaaaaaaaaaactgtatataattCAACTTGATTAATATTGGATAGTAACCAGTCTTCAATCATAtttgcacataaaaaataaatcacaattacGGACATATTTCATGTCAGGTAGCAAAGATAAAATGTCTACATGGCTTCATTACTGCCAGGACCATGTGGTTCATCACAGTTGGATTATGAGGGGGAGCAATAATGATAAAACGGTGATTTGATTATTGATGTAGTGTGGATTACTATACACACTGTGACAACAAAAACTCCTACTGTGCCTTATTTCAATAAGGACAGCATTTAACTACCAGCCTTTACACACAAAACAAGATACAATGCCTTTCTGGAGATTGATTACATTGTAGCTACAGTGGCATAAGTGCAATTGAATCAGTTGCACATACTGGCTTTATTAAAGTCGTTTTTCTCATGGTACAGTTTCAGTAGTACCCATGTGTTTTTATGCAGGCACAGAGATTAATTTTATGAACTTGCTTACAATTACTTTTTAGAAGGATGCTAACGttataactgtttaaaaagaCAGTCTCTCAGGAGACGCACATCTGTGTAAACTCAGGAGATTTGTTTGACTATCCTGCCCTGaatcacagtgctgtattgtaacCCCAGTGGTAAGGCATTATTCACATGCAGTCCACCTGCATTTTAACCCCTCAGCTGTTTggtagtttttaaaatgcttattgTTCTTGTTTTAGCTGCCCTAAGTCAGCTTGTCTGATGCTTGAAATCATTATTGTCAGTTGCATTATCTGTTACATTAATGTTAAAGTAAACCATGGAccccagggtcacacagtgaaatATTGGCTGACCTAAGATCTACCAAGGCTGCAGTTCTCTGCTCTAATAACTAGGTATACTGCCTGCTATTCCAGAAAAAACAATTTGTGGGTCTAGTTTGGTCTGGTTTGCTGCAAGAGCTGGTTGATTAATTTATGTAGCCTATACGTTAGCAATTGTAAGAGTAAGCTGATGTGTGGCATGagatgtaaatacaaaaaagcaatgtattttaatCACTTTAGACAATTATTTTCAACACTTTTAAATTGTCTATTTATTTGAACAAGTAATagtagttattttattagttgATATCTTGTCTAAGTGATTAAAACACCTCCTattgaagtttgtttttattctgatgAGGGATTTCCTTCAATTCAGAGTTAGATGCAGTTTCAGACTTCCCCTAGCGGAGCTTCCTGTTCTAGCAACAGTTCTGTTTTATGAGCTAAcattttataactttataatatGCCAAATGTCTTATGCAAGCATGATGAGCTCAAGTCAAGTAATAGTAATGCCTCTTAGAGTAATattcttaaatacatttatttagccTGGTAAATCACTATGTTGCACTATGGTACCCTAACACCTAACAGTGTAAC
Coding sequences within it:
- the LOC121326737 gene encoding propionyl-CoA carboxylase beta chain, mitochondrial-like isoform X2, giving the protein MAALTSVRSCSRLITGFNAGYRSLIRGSGLPGASARPRLQLQPRWYAVSYFSVQERIENKRKAALVGGGQKRIEAQHKRGKLTARERVDLLLDSGTFVEYDTFVEHRCSDFGMEADQNKFPGDSVVTGQGRINGRLVYVFSQDFTVFGGSLSGAHAQKICKIMDQALLVGAPVIGLNDSGGARIQEGVESLAGYADIFLRNVKASGVVPQISLIMGPCAGGAVYSPALTDFTFMVKDTSYLFITGPDVVKSVTNEDVTQEELGGAKTHTAVSGVAHRAFENDIDALLTLREFFNFLPLSNKDSAPVIESQDPSERLVPGLDTIVPFESTKAYDMLDIVRGIVDEREFFEIMPNYAKNIVVGFARMNGRTVGIVGNQPKVASGCLDINSSVKGARFVRFCDAFNIPIITFVDVPGFLPGTAQEYGGIIRHGAKLLFAFAEATVPKITVITRKGAVQIIFRGKENQAEAEAEYVEKFANPFPAAVRGFVDDIIQPSTTRMRICRDLEVLASKQQNNPWKKHANIPL
- the LOC121326737 gene encoding propionyl-CoA carboxylase beta chain, mitochondrial-like isoform X1, with the protein product MAALTSVRSCSRLITGFNAGYRSLIRGSGLPGASARPRLQLQPRWYAVSYFSVQERIENKRKAALVGGGQKRIEAQHKRGKLTARERVDLLLDSGTFVEYDTFVEHRCSDFGMEADQNKFPGDSVVTGQGRINGRLVYVFSQDFTVFGGSLSGAHAQKICKIMDQALLVGAPVIGLNDSGGARIQEGVESLAGYADIFLRNVKASGVVPQISLIMGPCAGGAVYSPALTDFTFMVKDTSYLFITGPDVVKSVTNEDVTQEELGGAKTHTAVSGVAHRAFENDIDALLTLREFFNFLPLSNKDSAPVIESQDPSERLVPGLDTIVPFESTKAYDMLDIVRGIVDEREFFEIMPNYAKNIVVGFARMNGRTVGIVGNQPKVASGCLDINSSVKGARFVRFCDAFNIPIITFVDVPGFLPGTAQEYGGIIRHGAKLLFAFAEATVPKITVITRKAYGGAYDVMSSKHLRGDVNYAWPSAEVAVMGAKGAVQIIFRGKENQAEAEAEYVEKFANPFPAAVRGFVDDIIQPSTTRMRICRDLEVLASKQQNNPWKKHANIPL